One window of the Chlorogloeopsis sp. ULAP01 genome contains the following:
- a CDS encoding MerR family transcriptional regulator yields MVTHKQGLFFIGQIAIQSGVPIKTIRYYEELGLLKCSGRTKGGFRLFSPEVLDRLAFIKRAQKFGLSLEEIGEFLKICDEECFSSEEITKKLKDTILEIDPQIQQLRRLEAELKELIPGVQIVKKSKCKTCTNIAEKLK; encoded by the coding sequence ATGGTTACTCACAAGCAAGGTTTGTTTTTTATTGGCCAAATAGCGATTCAAAGTGGTGTACCCATCAAAACAATTCGCTATTACGAAGAACTTGGTTTACTGAAATGCTCAGGGAGAACTAAGGGAGGCTTTCGCTTATTTTCACCTGAAGTACTTGACCGTCTCGCATTCATCAAACGCGCTCAAAAATTTGGTCTCAGTCTGGAAGAAATTGGAGAATTTCTCAAAATCTGCGATGAAGAATGTTTTTCTAGTGAAGAAATCACAAAAAAACTGAAAGATACTATTTTGGAAATTGACCCTCAAATCCAACAATTGCGGCGCTTAGAAGCTGAATTGAAAGAGTTAATACCTGGAGTGCAGATAGTTAAAAAATCTAAATGTAAAACTTGTACCAATATTGCTGAAAAACTTAAATAG
- a CDS encoding ABC exporter membrane fusion protein, whose protein sequence is MDVPSKTPQIKRSKRWVLLLAITVGIATIFTAVYTISRYRRLSSTSAPTPSPTVAIARKVTALGRLEPKGEAVHAATTGSLEGTRILQILVKEGDKVRAGQILAILDTRDRRLAALKEATEQVKVAQARLAQVKAGAKAGEINAQKATIVRMEAELQGNVKAQSATVERLEAELRNAETEYKRYQQLYQEGAVSASTRDSKRLATETAQKKLEEGRVTLKRIQESVQAQLNEAKATLSRIAEVRPTDVQAAQAEVDKAKAAVEQAKANLELSYVRSPRDGRILKIHARPGEVVSNQGEGILKLGQTDQMYAVAEVYETDISKVRLGQRATVTSDAFPGKLQGTVDQIGWEVGKKDVLSTDPAAATDVRVVEVKIGLDSASSQRVASLTNLQVTVEIEP, encoded by the coding sequence ATGGACGTACCGTCAAAAACTCCGCAAATCAAACGTTCTAAACGATGGGTGCTTCTGTTAGCAATTACTGTTGGAATTGCTACTATTTTTACCGCAGTTTACACAATCTCACGGTATCGACGACTGTCCTCCACGTCTGCACCAACTCCCTCACCAACTGTTGCAATAGCTAGGAAGGTAACAGCCCTGGGACGTTTAGAACCCAAAGGCGAAGCTGTTCACGCAGCTACAACTGGTTCTCTGGAAGGAACTCGGATTCTCCAAATTTTGGTAAAAGAAGGAGACAAAGTTCGGGCTGGGCAAATTCTCGCCATCCTGGATACACGCGATCGCCGTTTAGCTGCTTTGAAAGAAGCGACCGAACAAGTAAAAGTTGCTCAAGCTCGTTTGGCACAGGTAAAAGCCGGAGCCAAAGCCGGGGAAATTAATGCTCAAAAGGCAACAATTGTGCGAATGGAAGCTGAGTTACAGGGTAATGTGAAAGCTCAGTCAGCAACGGTAGAACGTTTGGAGGCAGAGTTACGCAATGCTGAAACCGAGTATAAACGCTACCAGCAGCTCTATCAAGAGGGTGCAGTTTCAGCATCTACCCGTGACAGCAAGCGTTTAGCAACAGAAACCGCTCAGAAAAAGCTAGAGGAAGGTAGAGTCACGCTCAAGCGGATTCAGGAGTCAGTGCAAGCACAACTGAACGAAGCTAAAGCCACGCTTTCTCGCATCGCTGAAGTCCGTCCCACTGATGTGCAAGCGGCGCAAGCAGAAGTAGATAAGGCAAAAGCTGCCGTTGAACAAGCAAAAGCAAACTTGGAACTATCATACGTGCGATCGCCAAGAGACGGTCGAATTTTGAAAATCCATGCCCGTCCTGGGGAAGTGGTAAGCAACCAGGGAGAAGGAATTCTCAAACTTGGTCAAACCGACCAAATGTATGCGGTGGCTGAGGTGTATGAAACTGACATTAGTAAAGTTCGTCTTGGACAACGTGCTACAGTTACCAGTGATGCATTTCCCGGAAAATTACAGGGCACGGTAGACCAAATTGGCTGGGAAGTGGGTAAAAAAGACGTTCTCAGCACCGATCCCGCAGCTGCCACAGATGTCAGAGTCGTCGAAGTAAAAATTGGTCTAGACTCTGCTTCTAGCCAGCGAGTTGCTAGCTTAACCAATTTGCAAGTAACTGTGGAGATTGAGCCATGA
- the devC gene encoding ABC transporter permease DevC: protein MNRKLFLAWLQLSRERARLLVALAGIAFAVILMFMQLGFQAALFESATRVHQSINADVVLINPRSRALISMNNFSRRRLYQALGFDGVESINSVYLGLGTWKSPESQRDRAILVLGIDPTKTTLHIPEINQNLDKLKLDDVAILDRVSRPEFQPFIAEVAQGKVITPEINSRKIKVVGLFTVGSSFGSDALLITSEVNFLRIFKTREAGEINIGLIKVKPNANIKNIAQGIQANLPKDVQVLTHDEFVEFEKTYWQKNTAIGFVFTLGTIMGFIVGSVIVYQVLYTNVSDHLAEYATLKAMGYKDTYLLLMVFQEALILGFLGYIPGFAITLGLYDLTKKATSLPMAIDIGRSLMVLILTIFMCFISGAIAVRKLQAADPADIF from the coding sequence ATGAACCGCAAATTATTTCTAGCTTGGCTGCAACTCTCCAGGGAAAGAGCAAGGCTGTTGGTTGCTCTTGCGGGGATTGCCTTTGCAGTTATTCTCATGTTTATGCAGCTAGGCTTTCAGGCGGCGCTGTTTGAAAGTGCAACCCGCGTGCATCAAAGTATTAATGCAGATGTGGTGCTAATTAATCCTCGCTCGCGTGCGTTGATCAGCATGAACAACTTCTCCAGACGGCGTTTGTATCAGGCTCTAGGTTTTGATGGCGTAGAGTCGATTAATTCAGTATATTTAGGTTTGGGAACCTGGAAAAGTCCTGAAAGCCAACGCGATCGCGCCATCTTAGTTTTAGGAATTGACCCAACCAAGACAACTCTACACATCCCAGAAATCAATCAAAACCTGGATAAGCTAAAGCTTGATGATGTTGCCATTCTCGACCGGGTTTCTCGACCGGAATTTCAACCGTTCATTGCAGAAGTTGCTCAAGGTAAAGTCATCACCCCTGAAATCAATAGTAGAAAAATTAAAGTCGTAGGCTTGTTTACAGTTGGTTCGTCTTTTGGTTCTGATGCACTCTTAATTACCAGTGAAGTTAATTTTTTGCGTATTTTCAAAACCCGTGAAGCTGGAGAAATTAATATTGGTTTAATCAAAGTCAAGCCTAATGCAAATATTAAAAACATTGCTCAGGGGATACAAGCTAACTTACCAAAAGACGTGCAGGTGCTAACTCACGATGAATTTGTGGAATTTGAGAAAACCTACTGGCAAAAAAATACAGCCATTGGCTTTGTTTTCACACTAGGAACCATCATGGGATTTATTGTAGGAAGTGTGATTGTCTATCAAGTTCTTTATACCAATGTCTCTGACCATTTGGCTGAGTATGCAACGCTAAAAGCAATGGGGTATAAGGATACCTACCTGTTATTAATGGTGTTTCAAGAAGCTCTGATTCTGGGATTTTTAGGTTATATACCTGGATTTGCAATCACACTAGGTCTATACGACCTAACCAAAAAAGCCACCAGTTTACCGATGGCAATAGATATTGGACGAAGTTTAATGGTTTTAATATTGACAATTTTTATGTGCTTTATTTCTGGTGCAATTGCAGTTCGGAAATTACAAGCTGCCGATCCTGCTGATATTTTTTAG
- a CDS encoding Tn3 family transposase — translation MKKNWQPEELIEFWTLLPDELALINKKNSQNKLGFALLLKFFQIETRFPENLQDIPSIVINYVARQINVSVDKYRDYDWQGRSIKYHRSQVRNFFGFQEATLNDAQELTNWLVEQALIYELKFEQLKLAAIARLRELKIELLSSSRLERITRSALHTFEERFLNQTTENLGAKTKEQIDNLLISSNSASELDNKSGLEFLEEITSELELSKFNELKTDPGRIGVESFQKEIEKLEILRQIELPENLFKTIPTKVLQTYKQRVLVEYPRDLRRHPEPIRYTLIVAFCWLRSQEIIDNLVELLILIVHRIGAKAEKRVEQELLNDFKKVNGKTNLLFQMAEASLKQPEGVIKEVIFPVVSEATLKNLVKEYKSTGNAYRSRVYTVMRSSYGRHYRRILPLILEQLEFRSNNEVHRPVIQALELMKKYADSKQRYYDIGEEIPVEGVLRSGWQELILEKNADGDIKVNRINYELSALQALREKLRCKEIWVVGANRYRNPEEDLPHDFEMQREEYFHALNQPSDVEKFIANLKAAMEQALCEFDRGLPKNKYVKIKTKGKARICVTPLKPQNEPLNLARLKNEIQRRWPQTSLLDILKETDLRVGFSDHFKSVSTREVLEEESLQKRLLLCLYGLGTNTGLKRLSDEMGGDDYKNLLHVRRRYIHKQQLRNAIASVANAIFRTRMTHIWGEGTTACASDSKKFGSWDQNLMTEWHIRYGGRGVMIYWHVENNSVCIYSQLKTCSSSEVAAMIEGLLRHCTEMKIEKNFVDSHGQSEVAFAFTHLLGFQLMPRLKRIHAQKLYLPETGTNSAYPNLQAIIKRSIRWDLLRQQYDQMVKYATALRLGMAETDAILKRFTKGNLLHPTYQALAELGKAVKTIFLCKYLHSIEVRQEIHSGLNVVENWNSANSFIFYGKGGEIATNRLDDQEVAVLSLHLLQISLVYINTLMIQEVLSQPQWMKTMKQADLRSLSPLIWRHVNPYGIFRLDMNERIPIEKTA, via the coding sequence ATGAAGAAAAACTGGCAGCCCGAAGAACTGATAGAGTTTTGGACTTTACTACCAGATGAATTAGCATTAATAAATAAGAAAAATAGCCAAAATAAGTTGGGTTTCGCTTTATTACTCAAATTTTTTCAGATTGAGACTAGATTTCCAGAGAATCTGCAAGATATCCCTAGCATTGTGATTAATTACGTTGCTAGACAAATTAATGTTTCAGTAGATAAATATCGAGATTACGATTGGCAAGGGCGTTCAATAAAATATCACCGTTCTCAAGTCCGAAATTTTTTTGGCTTCCAAGAAGCAACTCTCAATGATGCACAAGAGCTTACTAATTGGTTGGTAGAACAAGCACTAATTTATGAGTTAAAATTTGAGCAACTAAAATTAGCAGCAATTGCACGTTTAAGAGAGCTAAAAATAGAACTGCTGTCATCAAGTCGATTAGAACGTATCACCCGTTCTGCACTCCATACTTTTGAGGAAAGATTTCTTAATCAAACTACAGAGAACTTAGGAGCAAAAACAAAAGAGCAGATAGACAATTTATTAATTTCTTCTAACTCTGCCTCAGAATTAGATAATAAATCTGGATTAGAATTCTTAGAAGAAATTACCTCGGAATTAGAGCTATCTAAATTCAATGAATTAAAAACTGACCCTGGTAGAATAGGTGTTGAGAGCTTTCAGAAAGAAATCGAAAAGCTGGAAATATTACGTCAGATAGAGTTACCAGAAAATTTATTCAAAACAATACCAACCAAAGTTCTACAAACATATAAGCAGCGCGTGCTTGTGGAATATCCTCGTGACTTACGCCGTCACCCTGAGCCAATTCGTTATACTTTAATCGTCGCTTTCTGTTGGCTGAGAAGTCAAGAGATTATCGATAATTTAGTAGAACTGCTAATACTTATTGTACATCGCATTGGCGCGAAGGCAGAAAAACGTGTTGAGCAAGAACTACTCAATGATTTTAAAAAAGTCAATGGTAAGACTAATTTATTATTTCAGATGGCGGAAGCTTCTTTAAAACAGCCAGAGGGGGTAATCAAAGAAGTAATTTTTCCAGTGGTTAGTGAAGCGACTCTTAAAAATTTAGTTAAAGAGTATAAATCGACTGGTAATGCTTATCGCTCACGAGTTTATACGGTAATGCGAAGTTCCTACGGCAGACATTATCGCCGAATATTACCGTTAATTTTAGAGCAGTTAGAATTTCGCTCAAATAATGAGGTACATCGTCCGGTAATTCAAGCCTTGGAATTGATGAAAAAGTATGCTGACAGCAAACAACGCTACTATGACATAGGAGAAGAAATACCTGTCGAGGGAGTATTACGTAGTGGCTGGCAAGAATTAATTTTAGAGAAGAATGCAGACGGCGATATCAAAGTTAATCGCATTAATTATGAGTTAAGTGCATTACAAGCCTTAAGAGAAAAGCTTAGATGCAAGGAAATTTGGGTAGTAGGAGCCAACCGTTATCGTAACCCAGAAGAAGATTTACCTCATGACTTTGAGATGCAACGCGAAGAATATTTCCACGCACTTAATCAACCATCAGATGTTGAGAAATTTATTGCTAATTTGAAAGCAGCAATGGAACAAGCTCTCTGTGAATTTGATAGAGGGTTGCCCAAAAACAAGTATGTAAAAATTAAAACTAAAGGTAAAGCAAGGATTTGTGTAACACCTCTCAAGCCGCAAAACGAACCTCTAAACCTCGCACGTTTAAAAAATGAAATTCAAAGGCGCTGGCCCCAAACAAGCCTTTTAGATATCCTCAAGGAAACAGACTTACGTGTTGGTTTTAGCGACCATTTTAAATCAGTTTCAACGCGAGAAGTCTTAGAAGAAGAATCACTACAAAAGCGTTTGTTGCTATGTTTATACGGTTTGGGAACAAATACTGGACTCAAGCGTTTGAGTGATGAAATGGGTGGTGACGATTACAAGAATTTACTGCACGTTAGGCGGCGTTACATTCACAAACAACAGTTGCGTAACGCTATTGCTAGTGTTGCCAATGCTATTTTTCGCACCAGGATGACCCACATTTGGGGAGAAGGTACAACTGCTTGCGCTTCTGACTCCAAAAAATTTGGTTCTTGGGATCAAAATCTTATGACCGAATGGCACATCCGCTATGGTGGTCGCGGTGTAATGATTTACTGGCACGTTGAAAATAATTCGGTATGTATCTATTCACAGCTAAAAACCTGTTCTAGTAGCGAAGTTGCAGCGATGATTGAAGGTTTGCTGCGTCATTGTACCGAGATGAAGATAGAAAAGAATTTCGTTGATAGCCACGGTCAAAGTGAGGTTGCTTTTGCTTTTACCCATCTACTGGGTTTTCAACTTATGCCCCGCCTCAAACGCATCCACGCGCAAAAATTGTATCTTCCAGAAACTGGGACTAATAGTGCCTATCCTAATTTACAAGCAATTATTAAACGTTCAATCCGATGGGATTTGCTCAGACAGCAGTACGACCAGATGGTTAAATATGCTACAGCACTGCGATTAGGAATGGCGGAAACTGATGCCATCTTGAAGCGTTTTACTAAAGGTAATTTGTTACATCCCACCTATCAAGCGTTAGCAGAATTGGGTAAGGCTGTTAAGACTATTTTCTTGTGTAAATATCTGCATTCGATTGAAGTCCGGCAAGAGATTCATTCTGGGCTAAATGTAGTTGAAAACTGGAACAGTGCTAACAGTTTTATTTTCTATGGAAAAGGTGGAGAAATAGCAACAAATCGTTTGGATGATCAAGAAGTAGCTGTGTTATCTCTGCATTTATTGCAGATTTCTTTGGTATATATCAATACTTTGATGATTCAAGAGGTTTTGTCACAACCCCAATGGATGAAGACAATGAAGCAAGCAGATTTACGATCGCTTTCGCCTTTGATTTGGCGGCACGTCAATCCATATGGTATTTTCCGTCTAGATATGAATGAACGAATACCAATTGAAAAAACAGCGTAG
- a CDS encoding Rpn family recombination-promoting nuclease/putative transposase has translation MSEVRADYDGAWKEGVEQYFEAFLAFFFPEIQAEIDWERGYDFLDQELQQLIRESEIGKQFVDKLIKVWLKDGKETWLLIHLEIQSQVDTNFPKRMFSYHYRIFDRYNQEVVSLAILGDNQANWRPQEYSYGRWGCRLSLQFPIVKLLDYESRWSELEQSDSPFAVLVMAHLRTQATTQDLAGRLQWKLSLIKRMYELGYSRDKIQQIFRLLDRLMTLPPELDLNFKAELERFEAEQEMTYMTSIERIGIAEATQKYIVQILTIRFKDVPTELVEKLNKLYDIELLNQLLEKAVTTGSISEFEQQLSQEDTNTDNKTSR, from the coding sequence ATGAGTGAAGTACGAGCTGATTATGATGGTGCTTGGAAGGAAGGTGTAGAACAATATTTTGAAGCGTTTCTTGCATTCTTCTTTCCAGAGATTCAAGCAGAAATTGATTGGGAACGAGGCTATGATTTTCTCGATCAAGAATTGCAACAATTGATAAGAGAATCTGAAATTGGTAAACAATTTGTCGATAAGCTAATCAAAGTTTGGCTAAAAGATGGAAAGGAAACTTGGTTGCTGATTCACCTGGAAATCCAAAGTCAAGTAGATACGAACTTCCCTAAACGGATGTTTTCTTACCACTACAGAATCTTTGACCGTTATAACCAGGAAGTTGTTAGCTTGGCAATTCTGGGGGATAATCAAGCCAATTGGCGACCACAAGAATATAGTTATGGTCGTTGGGGATGCCGCTTGAGTCTTCAGTTTCCCATTGTGAAACTACTGGACTATGAATCTCGTTGGTCAGAATTAGAACAAAGTGATAGTCCTTTTGCTGTACTGGTGATGGCGCACCTGCGGACACAAGCGACAACTCAAGATTTAGCAGGCCGATTGCAGTGGAAGTTGAGCTTAATTAAACGAATGTATGAGTTAGGCTATAGTAGAGATAAAATCCAGCAAATCTTCCGGTTGCTAGATAGATTAATGACTCTACCACCAGAGTTAGACTTAAATTTCAAAGCAGAATTAGAGCGTTTTGAGGCTGAACAAGAAATGACATACATGACAAGCATAGAACGCATAGGTATAGCAGAAGCTACCCAGAAATATATTGTTCAAATCCTAACAATTCGATTTAAAGATGTTCCTACTGAATTAGTAGAAAAATTAAATAAATTATATGACATTGAGTTATTGAATCAATTGTTAGAAAAAGCAGTAACTACAGGTTCAATATCTGAGTTTGAGCAACAATTAAGTCAGGAAGATACAAACACAGATAATAAAACCAGCAGATAA
- a CDS encoding DevA family ABC transporter ATP-binding protein — translation MYQQPVVKVCHLNHYFGQDELKKQVLFDINLEIYAGEIVIMMGPSGSGKTTLLTLIGGLRSVQEGSLKVFGRELYGANKDQLFEIRRNIGYIFQAHNLLKFLTAWQNVQTSLELHADIPAEELRPRAEAMLKAVGLEHRVNYYPENLSGGQKQKVAIARALVSHPKLILADEPTAALDSKSGRDVVELMQQLAQEQGCPILVVTHDNRILDIADRIVRMEDGRLAVDTTVSTS, via the coding sequence ATGTATCAACAACCTGTTGTAAAAGTCTGTCATCTCAATCACTATTTTGGTCAAGATGAATTAAAGAAGCAGGTTTTATTTGACATTAACCTGGAAATATATGCTGGAGAAATTGTCATTATGATGGGTCCATCTGGGTCAGGGAAAACAACTTTACTTACCTTGATCGGTGGTTTGCGGTCTGTCCAAGAGGGAAGCCTTAAAGTGTTTGGTCGCGAGCTATATGGAGCCAACAAAGACCAACTCTTTGAAATTAGGCGTAACATCGGTTATATCTTCCAAGCTCATAATTTGCTCAAATTCTTAACAGCTTGGCAGAATGTGCAAACATCCCTTGAACTGCACGCAGATATTCCAGCTGAAGAACTCCGTCCCAGAGCAGAAGCCATGCTTAAAGCAGTAGGGTTAGAACATCGGGTGAACTATTACCCAGAAAATCTCTCTGGCGGGCAAAAACAAAAGGTAGCGATCGCTCGCGCCCTAGTTAGTCATCCCAAGCTGATTTTAGCCGACGAACCAACTGCTGCTTTAGATAGTAAATCAGGACGAGACGTAGTAGAACTGATGCAACAACTAGCACAAGAGCAGGGATGCCCTATTTTGGTTGTCACACATGACAATCGCATTCTAGATATAGCTGACCGTATTGTTCGCATGGAAGATGGTCGGCTAGCTGTGGATACTACTGTTTCTACAAGTTAA
- a CDS encoding tyrosine-type recombinase/integrase, whose amino-acid sequence MRPKEVEVMVKAARKVGRHGVRDAAIILLMFRHGLRTAELVALKWSQVDLSGGYIEIHRVKHGHDSIHPLRSPELRALRCLLRDYPDTQYVFVSERKAPLSTRSIRQIVARAGKLALINQPVHPHQLRHACGYYLASQGHDTRAIQDYLGHKNIHHTVRYTQLSPKRFESFWTD is encoded by the coding sequence TTGCGCCCCAAAGAAGTTGAGGTGATGGTGAAAGCTGCACGAAAAGTAGGCAGGCATGGAGTGAGGGACGCAGCTATTATCTTACTCATGTTTCGTCACGGGCTTCGCACTGCCGAATTGGTTGCCCTCAAATGGTCACAGGTAGATTTGTCAGGGGGCTATATTGAGATTCACCGCGTTAAGCACGGACATGATAGCATTCATCCTCTGCGTTCTCCTGAACTAAGGGCATTACGCTGTCTATTGCGGGATTATCCTGACACTCAGTATGTGTTTGTCTCTGAGCGTAAAGCTCCGCTCTCTACTAGGTCTATTCGTCAGATTGTGGCACGAGCAGGTAAACTTGCTCTAATTAATCAACCTGTTCATCCTCACCAACTGCGTCACGCCTGTGGCTACTATTTAGCTTCCCAAGGTCATGATACAAGAGCTATTCAGGATTATTTAGGCCATAAGAACATTCACCATACTGTCCGTTATACTCAATTGTCCCCTAAACGATTTGAATCTTTTTGGACAGACTGA
- a CDS encoding DUF1326 domain-containing protein: MTMSTQAMTDVQWHLKGEWFDVCSCKLPCPCTFAQEPTYGDCLFTLVWQVHEGQYNDVKLNGLSVVALGEVEGNQWTEDVKASMKLMFYIDERADERQRYALEQIFTGKAGGWPREFSKLFWEIRGIEYAPIEVEIAEDLRYWRAEIPEKVIAVVEALTGPTADPNHRVQLYNPPGSETGPGQIATWGVVKNTYAIGFDYSQPFEGQSSKHIPFDWKVPS, translated from the coding sequence ATGACTATGTCAACGCAAGCAATGACTGATGTCCAGTGGCATCTCAAAGGTGAATGGTTCGATGTCTGTAGCTGCAAACTGCCGTGTCCCTGCACGTTTGCCCAAGAACCGACGTATGGTGACTGCTTGTTCACGCTGGTATGGCAAGTACATGAGGGACAATATAACGATGTCAAACTCAACGGTCTGAGTGTCGTTGCACTGGGAGAGGTTGAGGGAAATCAGTGGACAGAGGATGTCAAAGCATCGATGAAGCTGATGTTTTACATCGACGAGCGTGCTGATGAACGCCAGCGATACGCCCTTGAGCAAATCTTCACAGGCAAAGCTGGGGGTTGGCCGAGGGAATTTAGCAAGCTATTCTGGGAAATCCGAGGGATCGAGTACGCACCTATCGAGGTTGAAATTGCAGAGGACTTGAGGTATTGGCGGGCTGAGATCCCTGAGAAAGTTATAGCAGTAGTTGAGGCACTGACCGGGCCGACGGCAGATCCAAACCATCGTGTTCAGTTGTACAATCCACCAGGTTCTGAAACAGGCCCCGGACAGATAGCTACTTGGGGCGTTGTGAAGAACACTTACGCCATCGGCTTCGATTATTCTCAACCCTTTGAGGGACAATCAAGCAAGCATATCCCGTTTGATTGGAAGGTGCCCTCATAG
- the htpX gene encoding zinc metalloprotease HtpX has protein sequence MNILRTTFLMALLIVLFVLIGRVIGGQSGMTIAFILALGMNFFSYWFSDKMILKLYNAQEITQADAPQLWEVVTHLAKRAKLPMPRVYIIPSDQPNAFATGRDPKHAAVAVTTGILEILNWDELAGVLGHELAHVKHYDILTSTIAATIAGAITYLAQLAYWLPFGRGDSRNGNPFVGLLLLITAPIAAMLIQMAISRSREFEADAGGAKISGNPLALANALRKLDAGARAIPMDNATPATAHLFQISPFSGRNGMSNLFSTHPSTEERIRRLEAMAGNF, from the coding sequence ATGAATATACTACGTACAACATTTTTAATGGCACTGCTCATTGTTCTATTTGTATTAATTGGGCGGGTCATTGGCGGACAGTCGGGAATGACTATCGCCTTCATTCTGGCGCTGGGGATGAATTTCTTCAGTTACTGGTTTTCCGACAAGATGATTCTCAAACTTTACAACGCCCAAGAAATTACACAAGCCGATGCACCCCAGTTGTGGGAAGTAGTCACCCACCTCGCTAAACGAGCTAAACTGCCAATGCCACGAGTTTACATTATTCCATCCGACCAGCCCAACGCCTTTGCTACGGGTCGTGACCCCAAACACGCAGCAGTTGCCGTTACAACTGGCATCCTAGAGATTCTCAATTGGGATGAGCTTGCAGGTGTTCTTGGTCACGAACTAGCACACGTCAAGCATTATGACATCCTCACAAGTACTATTGCTGCAACCATTGCTGGGGCAATTACCTATCTGGCTCAGTTAGCTTACTGGCTCCCTTTTGGACGCGGCGACAGTCGCAATGGTAATCCTTTTGTAGGATTGCTGTTACTGATTACGGCTCCTATCGCCGCTATGCTGATCCAGATGGCAATTTCGCGATCGCGTGAATTTGAAGCTGATGCAGGTGGAGCTAAAATCTCTGGGAATCCGTTGGCACTGGCAAATGCCCTCCGCAAACTTGATGCAGGCGCACGGGCAATACCAATGGATAATGCCACTCCCGCAACTGCACACCTTTTTCAAATCAGTCCTTTTAGCGGCAGAAATGGTATGAGCAATCTTTTTTCTACCCATCCCTCGACTGAGGAACGCATTCGCCGACTAGAGGCAATGGCAGGAAATTTCTAA